In one Nostoc sp. KVJ3 genomic region, the following are encoded:
- the cobQ gene encoding cobyric acid synthase CobQ yields MKSIMVVGTTSHAGKSLLTTAICRILSRRGWRVAPFKGQNMALNAYVTASGGEIGYAQAVQAWAAGVVPWVEMNPILLKPQGDMTSQVIIKGRSVGKVSASDYYEQYFELGWRTIEESLQHLGTEFDLLVCEGAGSPAEINLKHRDLTNMRVAKYLNAPTMLVVDIDRGGAFAHVVGTLELLEPDERALIKGVVINKFRGQRSLLDSGIKWLEERTGIPVVGVIPYLQEVFPAEDSLDLLERQSSSSKAQTDLNIAVIRLPRIANFTDFDPLESESTVSVKYLSPKQDLGHPDAVIIPGTKTTIADLLLLQKSGMAEAIQHYAASGGTVLGICGGYQMLGQIIADPEGIEGQAGRFQGLNLLPIRTVITGQKIARQRQVSSNYPQQGLPVNGFEIHQGRSRIEQQGIDPQSYHALFDDINLGLVDSCQSVWGSYLHGLFDNGPWRRAWLNRLRQQRGLKSLPTGVANYREQREQILDSLATEVESHLDLTPFLS; encoded by the coding sequence ATGAAATCAATTATGGTGGTGGGGACAACATCACATGCAGGGAAATCACTTTTAACTACAGCTATTTGTCGTATTCTGTCGCGGCGTGGTTGGCGGGTGGCTCCCTTTAAAGGTCAAAATATGGCTTTAAATGCTTATGTTACTGCCAGTGGTGGAGAAATTGGCTATGCCCAAGCAGTACAGGCTTGGGCTGCGGGAGTCGTACCTTGGGTAGAAATGAATCCAATTTTACTCAAACCTCAAGGGGATATGACTTCTCAAGTAATAATTAAAGGTAGGTCTGTAGGGAAAGTAAGTGCCTCAGATTACTACGAGCAATATTTTGAACTGGGATGGCGGACAATTGAAGAATCGCTACAGCATTTAGGAACAGAATTTGACTTACTGGTTTGCGAAGGGGCTGGTAGCCCAGCAGAGATTAACCTCAAGCACCGCGATTTAACTAATATGCGGGTGGCAAAATATTTGAATGCACCAACGATGTTAGTTGTTGATATCGATCGGGGTGGTGCTTTTGCCCATGTCGTTGGAACCTTAGAGTTATTAGAACCCGATGAACGCGCTCTAATTAAGGGTGTAGTAATTAACAAATTTCGAGGACAGCGATCGCTCCTAGATTCGGGGATAAAATGGTTAGAAGAACGCACAGGTATTCCTGTTGTCGGTGTTATCCCCTACTTACAAGAAGTGTTTCCGGCAGAAGACTCCCTTGATTTACTAGAGCGTCAATCGTCGTCAAGTAAAGCCCAAACAGACCTCAATATTGCTGTCATCCGCTTACCCAGGATTGCCAATTTCACCGACTTTGATCCACTAGAATCAGAAAGCACAGTTTCAGTAAAATACCTCAGTCCTAAACAAGATTTAGGACATCCTGATGCCGTAATTATCCCAGGCACAAAGACCACGATTGCTGATTTGCTATTGTTGCAAAAAAGTGGTATGGCAGAAGCTATTCAACACTATGCTGCCTCTGGGGGAACGGTTTTAGGTATCTGCGGTGGCTATCAGATGCTCGGTCAAATCATCGCCGATCCTGAAGGCATAGAAGGACAAGCTGGCAGATTTCAGGGGTTAAATCTTTTACCAATTAGAACCGTAATTACCGGACAAAAAATCGCCCGCCAGCGCCAAGTTAGCTCAAATTACCCACAACAGGGTTTGCCAGTCAATGGCTTTGAAATCCACCAAGGGCGATCGCGCATCGAACAGCAAGGAATAGACCCTCAATCCTACCATGCCCTATTTGACGATATTAATTTAGGATTAGTAGATAGTTGTCAATCAGTTTGGGGAAGTTACCTCCACGGGCTTTTTGACAACGGCCCTTGGCGACGCGCTTGGTTAAATCGCCTCCGTCAACAGCGCGGTTTAAAATCTTTGCCCACAGGTGTTGCTAACTACCGAGAACAGCGAGAGCAGATTTTGGACTCCCTAGCCACTGAAGTCGAAAGTCATTTAGACTTAACTCCATTTTTGTCTTAA
- a CDS encoding Npun_F0494 family protein yields MAAADSQNPNIFVYPQNTVERAERSLVCSPFNLSLFEVMGHQSVSLTAIALDNGLKQGYTKRPLSELACDNALGWLIQVGVLRREVDGQGITDSFRLTPLGRQLVEKYQGKNWRTPSWRDRLFDAVIRWLRIPF; encoded by the coding sequence ATGGCTGCTGCTGATTCCCAAAACCCAAATATTTTTGTCTATCCTCAAAATACAGTAGAAAGAGCCGAGCGATCGCTAGTGTGTTCGCCTTTCAATTTATCTTTATTTGAAGTCATGGGACACCAGAGTGTTTCATTAACCGCGATCGCCTTAGACAATGGACTCAAGCAGGGCTATACTAAGCGCCCTTTATCAGAATTAGCCTGTGACAACGCCTTGGGCTGGCTGATTCAAGTAGGTGTATTGCGTCGAGAAGTGGATGGTCAGGGGATTACAGATAGTTTTCGCCTTACTCCCTTGGGTCGTCAGTTAGTGGAAAAATATCAGGGAAAAAATTGGCGGACACCTTCATGGCGCGATCGTTTATTCGATGCTGTGATTCGTTGGTTGCGAATACCCTTTTAG